Genomic window (Pseudomonadota bacterium):
CTTCATGTGTTCGTTGCGGCCAGCCTCATCAGCTTGGTCTTGCTGCAAAGAGGAAAAGGGGCGGAAGCGGGTGCGGCGTTCGGAGCCGGAGCGTCCGGCACTGTGTTTGGCGCGCAGGGCTCGGCCAATTTTCTGTCCCACACGACAGCGGTCCTGGCGGCCGTGTTTTTCATGACCAGCCTGACACTTGCCTATTTCAGCAGTCAGAGGACTGAGCCGCTCAGCATCCTGGAGCAGGAAATATCGTCCGAGCGAGCACTGTCTGATGAGCCGGTCGAAATGTTTCCGGTGGAGCAGGCTGGTGACAGCCTACCGGCGTTGCCGGCAATGGATGAAAGCGACGATGCACCGGCGACTCCCGACCCGGAGGATACCGGTTAAGACACTACCCTGCTGCCGATGTGGTGGAACTGGTAGACACGCTGTCTTGAGGGGGCAGTGGCGAAAGCCGTGCCGGTTCGAGTCCGGCCATCGGCACCAAGCAGGGACTTGCCGAATTATCATTGCTTGAACGCTGTGGCCTGTTAAAATCTGACGGCCTGGACAGCCTTGGGCTTAAACGGCAAGTTTCATCACTGAAAAAGGACGTTCTCGCATGCTGGCGAATTATCTTCCGGTTCTGATTTTTCTGGCGATAGCTGGCGGTCTGGGGATTGTGCTGCTGCTGCTGGGGTTCCTCCTCGGGCCGAACCGGCCGGATCCCGCAAAGCTGTCTCCATACGAATGCGGTTTCGAAGCGTTCGAAGATTCACGCATGAAGTTCGATGTTCGCTATTACCTGGTCGCCATTCTTTTTATCATTTTCGACTTGGAGATAGCTTTCTTTTTCCCATGGGCGGTAAGCCTGGATAAGGTCGGCTTGTTTGGCCTCGCGTCGATGGGCGTGTTCTTGTTTCTCCTGACCATCGGTTTCATCTACGAGTGGAAAAAAGGTGCGCTGGAATGGGATTAGAATCTGGCGCCGTTGCCACAGACCTGGAACAAGACTTGCAAAGCCATGGCTGGGTTACCACCAGCCTTGACGCGGTCATAAACTGGGCACGTACCGGTTCGCTGTGGCCGGTCACTTTCGGCCTGGCGTGCTGCGCGATTGAAATGATGCATGCCGGGGCCGCACGATACGATCTGGACCGTTTTGGCGTCATATTTCGCGGCAGCCCCCGTCAGGCCGATCTGATGATTGTTGCCGGGACCCTGGTCAACAAGATGGCGCCGGCCCTGCGCAAGGTTTACGACCAGATGGCTGAGCCGCGCTGGGTGATTTCCATGGGCTCGTGCGCGAATGGCGGTGGTTATTATCATTATTCCTATTCGGTCGTCAGGGGTTGCGACCGAATCATTCCCGTTGATGTTTATGTGCCGGGCTGCCCGCCGACAGCCGAGGCGCTGATTTATGGAATTCTGCAACTTCAGAACAAAATCAGACGTACGAATACCATTGCCCGGTAAGGCCAGCAACAAGAATGAACAGGAAAACCGCCTCTCTCATTGATAATGCTGAGCAAAAATTCGGTGATCGGATTTTACGGGTCGAATCGTCGACCGGGGAAGCGGTGTTCGAGGTCGAGCCTGAAAAT
Coding sequences:
- the secG gene encoding preprotein translocase subunit SecG translates to MLQTGILILHVFVAASLISLVLLQRGKGAEAGAAFGAGASGTVFGAQGSANFLSHTTAVLAAVFFMTSLTLAYFSSQRTEPLSILEQEISSERALSDEPVEMFPVEQAGDSLPALPAMDESDDAPATPDPEDTG
- a CDS encoding NADH-quinone oxidoreductase subunit A; this translates as MLANYLPVLIFLAIAGGLGIVLLLLGFLLGPNRPDPAKLSPYECGFEAFEDSRMKFDVRYYLVAILFIIFDLEIAFFFPWAVSLDKVGLFGLASMGVFLFLLTIGFIYEWKKGALEWD
- a CDS encoding NADH-quinone oxidoreductase subunit B; translated protein: MGLESGAVATDLEQDLQSHGWVTTSLDAVINWARTGSLWPVTFGLACCAIEMMHAGAARYDLDRFGVIFRGSPRQADLMIVAGTLVNKMAPALRKVYDQMAEPRWVISMGSCANGGGYYHYSYSVVRGCDRIIPVDVYVPGCPPTAEALIYGILQLQNKIRRTNTIAR